In Pedobacter heparinus DSM 2366, the following are encoded in one genomic region:
- a CDS encoding Fic family protein, with protein sequence MKINSLNITSEILNIIAGIDEFKGSWKVLGNLAPEQLISLRRVATIESIGSSTRIEGSKLSDKQVEVLLSNLQIQKFENRDEQEVAGYAAVMNTLFENYQEIPLTENYIRQFHRDLLKYSDKDSRHRGEYKKHNNQVEAFDASGKSVGVVFVTATPFDTPLRMQHLIAWTNDTLANKSLHPILVTAIFVVEFLAIHPFQDGNGRLSRALTTYLLLSAGYAYVPYSSLESIIEHSKEGYYLALRQTQGTLENDNPDWQPWIMFFLKALLKQKQRLETKLDKEYLLLGQLPQLSLDILELVKSRGQLTISDIVVITKANRNTIKKHLENLVLRNQIQKHGIGKGTFYTR encoded by the coding sequence ATGAAGATTAACTCACTTAATATAACGTCCGAGATTTTAAACATTATTGCCGGCATAGACGAATTTAAAGGCAGCTGGAAGGTATTAGGCAATCTCGCACCTGAACAATTAATATCGTTGCGTAGGGTTGCTACTATCGAAAGTATAGGCTCATCAACCCGTATAGAGGGGAGTAAGTTAAGTGACAAGCAAGTGGAGGTACTGCTTTCTAATTTACAAATTCAAAAATTTGAAAACCGAGACGAGCAGGAAGTTGCAGGATATGCAGCTGTAATGAATACTCTTTTTGAAAATTACCAGGAAATTCCGCTTACTGAAAATTATATACGTCAGTTTCACAGAGATTTATTGAAATATAGTGATAAAGACTCCCGACATCGCGGTGAATATAAAAAGCATAATAATCAAGTGGAAGCATTTGATGCAAGTGGAAAAAGCGTGGGAGTTGTTTTTGTTACGGCCACGCCATTTGATACTCCATTACGAATGCAACATTTGATCGCATGGACAAATGATACACTGGCTAATAAATCCTTGCATCCAATATTGGTGACGGCTATTTTTGTTGTAGAATTTTTGGCCATACACCCGTTTCAAGATGGCAATGGAAGGCTTTCAAGAGCATTAACTACTTATTTATTGTTATCAGCAGGATATGCTTATGTCCCATACAGTTCATTGGAATCTATTATAGAACATAGTAAAGAAGGATATTATCTGGCACTTAGACAAACTCAGGGTACCTTAGAAAATGATAATCCTGACTGGCAACCCTGGATCATGTTTTTCCTGAAAGCTTTGTTAAAGCAAAAGCAAAGACTGGAAACTAAACTCGACAAGGAATATCTGCTATTGGGTCAACTTCCCCAATTGTCTTTAGATATTTTAGAACTGGTAAAGTCCCGGGGTCAACTAACGATTAGTGATATTGTAGTGATTACAAAGGCCAATAGAAATACAATTAAAAAGCATTTAGAAAATCTGGTATTGCGAAACCAGATTCAAAAACATGGAATAGGCAAAGGCACCTTTTATACCCGATAG